The Methylomonas montana DNA window CTTGATTCGACCAGGTCGTGTTACGTGGCGGAATCTGCGGCACCGCTAGAAACGCCACCCCGCTGTCGCCCAAATCGGCCAGACACAGCGCGCTCAGACTGGGAATATCGGAAGGCTCCTTGCCGGCCAGTTCGTCGCGAATGTTGTGCGCGGTCGCGGTGACCATGGATTCGATCATGTAGCCGGTTTTCGGGGTACCGGTCGGCACCGGGGTTTTTTCCACAGGCGGCAGTGCCACGCAGACGCCGACCGAATAGATGTTTTTGTAAGTCGGATTGCGTTGATGCTTGTCGACGATGACGAAACCGCGCGGATTGGTCAAACCCTCCGCTCCGCTATTGCGCACCGCATCGACGCCGGTAAAGGCCGGCAGCATCATGGAATGCTTGAACGGCACTTCATGTTTTTTCTTTTCGTTGCCGTCGTCGTCGACTTCGGTGACATACATCATGCCCGCTTCGATGCGATCCACCTTGGCATTGGTGATCCATTTGACGGTTTTATCCCGCAGCGCGCTTTCCAGCAAGCCTTTGGTGTCACCGACGCCGCCCAGGCCTAAATGGCCGATATAAGGTTCGGAAGTCACGAAGGTCATCGGCACCCGGTCGCGGATTTTGCGTTTACGCAGTTCGGTTTCCAGAATCATCAGATATTCGTAAGCCGGGCCGAAACAGGAGGCGCCTTGTACCGCGCCGACGACGATCGGCCCCGGATCATCCATGAATCTGTCCCAATCCTGTGCGGCAACCGCGGCATGATCGACATGACAAACTGAGGAGGTGTAGCCGCCATGCGGACCCATGCCCGGCACTTCGTCAAACGCCAGACGTGGGCCGGTGGCGATGACCAGATAGTCGTATTCGACTGAAGAGCCGTCGGCCAGATCGATTTTATTGTTGGCCGGATCCACTTTAGTGGCGGCTTTTTGAATAAAGTTGATGCCCTTTTTCGCCATCACCGGCGCCAGTTCGATTTTTAAATCTTCCGGTTTGCGCCATTTCGGCGGCACCCAAGGGTTGGACGGCACAAAGTGGAAGGTCGGCGAATCCGAAATCACCACCACTTCATGCGCCTTGCCGACAATTTCCTTCATTTCGTACGCCATCGGCACACCGCCGATGCCCGCGCCTAACACTACGATTCTAGCCATGACATTCTCCTCGCTGCTGTTTAGATGAACACTATTGAAGTATTTATTATTTTTATAGCGTTGTTATATGCTTCAAAACCGTGCAACTCAAGAATATTAGAATTTCATGATATACGCAACCGAAATTTTCGGCTTTTTAAGCGGCTTTTGATCCCGATTAAGACTGAGTACAATGCCCGATAGACTTAGCCACTGCGGAACAACACCATGACCGATCGACACGACCCCGAACAAGCCTGGCGCGAGAAGCTAACCCCCGAACAATTTCATGTCTGCCGTGAAAAAGGCACCGAACCGCCATTTACCGGCAAATATACCGATTGCGACGACGCCGGCATTTACCGCTGTGTCTGCTGCGGCCATGCCCTGTTTACCTCAGAGCATAAATTTCATTCCGGTTGCGGCTGGCCTAGCTTCTGGAATCCAGTCGATGCTGACAGCCTCGATCAACAACCGGATACCAGCCACGGCATGCAGCGAATCGAAGTGACCTGCCAATCCTGTGGCGCCCATCTCGGGCATGTGTTTGAGGACGGTCCGCAACCGACCGGCTTGCGCTATTGCATCAATTCCGTGGCGCTGACCCTGGAAAAAAAATCATGACGGCTCGGGAACACGTACGGGATTTGCTGGATTTTATCGACGCCAGCCCCAGCCCTTGGCATGCGGTCGCGACAATAGAACAACGCTTGCAGGCGTCCCAATTCCAACGCATCCAGGAAAGCGACTCGTGGTCGCTAGTGCCTGGCGGCCGTTACTATGTGATCCGCGACGATTCGTCGATCGCCGCGTTTGCGATCGGCAAACAGGATTTGGCGGAAACCGGCTTCAAGATACTCGGCGCTCACACCGATTCACCGAGCCTACGCGTCAAACCGCAACCCGTGCTCGACTCCGACAAACTGCTGCGACTGGCTGTGGAAGTCTACGGCGGTCCGATCCTGGCGACGTTTACCGACCGCGACCTGAGTCTAGCCGGCCGTGTTGCCTATCAGGAAAGCGATGGTCGTATTGCCAGCCGGCTGCTCCGTTTCGACGAACCTCTGCTAAGGCTGCCGAAC harbors:
- a CDS encoding NAD(P)/FAD-dependent oxidoreductase, whose amino-acid sequence is MARIVVLGAGIGGVPMAYEMKEIVGKAHEVVVISDSPTFHFVPSNPWVPPKWRKPEDLKIELAPVMAKKGINFIQKAATKVDPANNKIDLADGSSVEYDYLVIATGPRLAFDEVPGMGPHGGYTSSVCHVDHAAVAAQDWDRFMDDPGPIVVGAVQGASCFGPAYEYLMILETELRKRKIRDRVPMTFVTSEPYIGHLGLGGVGDTKGLLESALRDKTVKWITNAKVDRIEAGMMYVTEVDDDGNEKKKHEVPFKHSMMLPAFTGVDAVRNSGAEGLTNPRGFVIVDKHQRNPTYKNIYSVGVCVALPPVEKTPVPTGTPKTGYMIESMVTATAHNIRDELAGKEPSDIPSLSALCLADLGDSGVAFLAVPQIPPRNTTWSNQGKWVHLAKIGFEKYFMRKVRKGISEPFYERMMLKLMGVVRLK
- the msrB gene encoding peptide-methionine (R)-S-oxide reductase MsrB, which produces MTDRHDPEQAWREKLTPEQFHVCREKGTEPPFTGKYTDCDDAGIYRCVCCGHALFTSEHKFHSGCGWPSFWNPVDADSLDQQPDTSHGMQRIEVTCQSCGAHLGHVFEDGPQPTGLRYCINSVALTLEKKS